The segment GGTGATTATGCAAGTAAGTTGGTTTAAGTATACCAGAAAGAAATATGGTGAAGGTCGACGCATATTTAAAATGTCGCCTTTACATCACCATTATCAGAAATCTGGATATCATGAAAGTAAAATTGTTACACGATTTTGGATTGTTGGAATCCTCTTAGCAATTATATCTATCGTGACCTTGAAAATTAGATAAATGAAACGGTTAGTGGTTCTTGGTGGAGGAGAAAGTGGTGTTGGAACAGCGCTTTTAGGAAGAGCAAAAGGATATGATGTTTTTGTTTCTGATAAAGGACAAATAAAAGACAAGTACAAAGAAGTTCTTATACATAATGAGATTGAATTTGAAGATGGTGAACATTCCCAAGAAAAAATTCTGAATGCAGATATCGTGATGAAGAGTCCGGGTATTCCAAATAAAGCGCCTCTGGTTAAACACATTAGAGCCATAGGAATACCAATAGTATCTGAGATAGAGTTTGCTTCAAAATTTACAGATGCGACATTAGTCGCTATTACTGGAAGCAATGGTAAAACAACCACAGCAAGTCTTACGCATCATGTTTTAAAACAAGATATGAAGGTTGGTTTAGCAGGAAATATTGGAGAAAGTTTTGCGAAACAAATCGTTGAAAATGATTATCCCAACTACGTGTTGGAAGTCAGTAGTTTTCAATTGGATGATATCCATGAGTTTAAGCCCAAGATTGCGGTGTTACTCAATATTACTCCAGACCATTTGGATCGGTATGATTATGAATTTGAAAATTATATCCAATCAAAATTCAAGATTGCTCAAAATCAAACTCAAGACGACTATTTCATCTATGATGCAGATGATCCAGTCATCACGAATTGGTTAGTAAAACATCCAGTTCAATCAACATTATTGCCATTTTCACTAATAACACCTATTGAAAATGGCGCGTATTTAGACAATGATAATATTAAAATAACAATAGATAATAACCAGATAATTATGCCAACAGCAAATTTAGCATTAGAGGGGAAACACAATATTAAAAATGCAATGGCTGCCTCAACAGTAGCGCATTTACTTAAAATAAGAAAGCAAACCATTAG is part of the Formosa sp. Hel1_31_208 genome and harbors:
- the murD gene encoding UDP-N-acetylmuramoyl-L-alanine--D-glutamate ligase; the encoded protein is MKRLVVLGGGESGVGTALLGRAKGYDVFVSDKGQIKDKYKEVLIHNEIEFEDGEHSQEKILNADIVMKSPGIPNKAPLVKHIRAIGIPIVSEIEFASKFTDATLVAITGSNGKTTTASLTHHVLKQDMKVGLAGNIGESFAKQIVENDYPNYVLEVSSFQLDDIHEFKPKIAVLLNITPDHLDRYDYEFENYIQSKFKIAQNQTQDDYFIYDADDPVITNWLVKHPVQSTLLPFSLITPIENGAYLDNDNIKITIDNNQIIMPTANLALEGKHNIKNAMAASTVAHLLKIRKQTIRESLENFQGVEHRLEHVLKINKVQYINDSKATNVNATYYALESMDAPTVWIVGGEDKGNDYQELFQFVNEKVKAIICLGVDNEKLMDNFGNMVDIIVETQFVSEAVKIAYKIAEAGDNVLLSPACASFDLFENYEDRGRQFKDAVRNL